One segment of Trichlorobacter ammonificans DNA contains the following:
- a CDS encoding YbgC/FadM family acyl-CoA thioesterase, with product MLIRVYYEDTDAAGVVYHSNYLNYCERARTEYLRERGHSVAALAADGAVLPVVRMEIDFRLPARHDDLLRVLTVPVRVGGSSFTLRQQIRRDHDDHLLVELLVTLACVTPELKARRIPAAIRELLAAEVAAC from the coding sequence ATGCTGATCAGGGTATACTACGAAGATACGGATGCTGCCGGAGTGGTCTACCATTCCAACTACCTGAACTACTGCGAGCGGGCCAGGACCGAATACCTGCGGGAGCGGGGCCACTCGGTGGCCGCCCTGGCTGCCGACGGTGCGGTGCTTCCGGTGGTGCGGATGGAAATCGACTTCAGGCTGCCTGCCCGCCATGATGACCTGCTCAGGGTCCTGACGGTGCCGGTCAGGGTCGGTGGTTCCTCCTTCACCTTGCGGCAGCAGATCCGGCGGGACCATGACGACCACCTGCTGGTGGAACTGCTGGTGACCCTGGCCTGCGTAACGCCTGAGTTGAAGGCGCGGAGGATACCGGCTGCCATACGGGAGCTGCTGGCGGCAGAGGTGGCGGCATGCTGA